A section of the Perognathus longimembris pacificus isolate PPM17 chromosome 7, ASM2315922v1, whole genome shotgun sequence genome encodes:
- the Jun gene encoding transcription factor Jun, translating into MTAKMETTFYDDALNASFLQSESGAYGYSNPKILKQSMTLNLADPVGSLKPHLRAKNSDLLTSPDVGLLKLASPELERLIIQSSNGHITTTPTPTQFLCPKNVTDEQEGFAEGFVRALAELHSQNTLPSVTSAAQPVNGAGMVAPAVASVAGGSGSGGFGASLHSEPPVYANLSNFNPGALSSGGGAPSYGAAGLAFPAQPQQQPPPPPPQPHHLPQQIPVQHPRLQALKEEPQTVPEMPGETPPLSPIDMESQERIKAERKRMRNRIAASKCRKRKLERIARLEEKVKTLKAQNSELASTANMLREQVAQLKQKVMNHVNSGCQLMLTQQLQTF; encoded by the coding sequence ATGACTGCAAAGATGGAAACGACCTTCTACGACGATGCCCTCAATGCCTCGTTCCTCCAGTCCGAGAGTGGCGCCTATGGCTACAGTAACCCCAAGATCCTGAAACAGAGCATGACCCTGAACCTGGCCGACCCGGTGGGCAGCCTGAAGCCGCACCTCCGGGCCAAGAACTCGGACCTCCTCACCTCGCCCGACGTGGGTCTGCTCAAGTTGGCGTCGCCCGAGCTGGAGCGCCTGATCATCCAGTCCAGCAACGGGCACATCACCACCACGCCGACCCCCACTCAGTTCTTGTGCCCCAAGAATGTGACTGATGAGCAGGAGGGCTTCGCCGAGGGCTTCGTGCGCGCGCTGGCCGAACTGCACAGCCAGAACACGCTGCCCAGCGTCACGTCGGCGGCCCAGCCGGTCAACGGGGCAGGCATGGTGGCCCCCGCGGTGGCCTCGGTGGCGGGCGGCAGCGGCAGTGGCGGCTTCGGCGCCAGCCTGCACAGCGAGCCGCCCGTGTACGCCAACCTCAGCAACTTCAATCCCGGCGCGCTGAGCAGCGGCGGCGGGGCGCCCTCCTACGGTGCGGCGGGCCTGGCCTTTCCCGCGCAGCCCCAGCAgcagcccccgccgccgccgccgcagccccaCCACCTGCCCCAGCAGATCCCAGTGCAGCATCCGCGGCTGCAGGCCCTGAAGGAGGAGCCGCAGACCGTGCCCGAGATGCCCGGCGAGACGCCGCCCCTGTCCCCCATCGACATGGAGTCCCAGGAGCGGATCAAAGCGGAGAGGAAACGCATGAGGAACCGCATCGCCGCCTCCAAGTGCCGGAAAAGGAAGCTGGAGAGGATCGCCCGGCTGGAGGAAAAAGTGAAAACCTTGAAAGCGCAGAACTCTGAGCTGGCGTCCACGGCCAACATGCTCAGGGAACAGGTGGCACAGCTTAAACAGAAAGTCATGAACCACGTTAACAGCGGGTGCCAGCTCATGCTCACGCAGCAATTGCAAACGTTTTGA